The following are encoded in a window of Actinomyces oris genomic DNA:
- a CDS encoding DUF4190 domain-containing protein: MSTVGTSPPGQSAPRFSPGAEQYADGLPVGFVFPGTENLDPAEIFSGPGYTAPRPRSDSGATAALVCGLLSFIPLVGVAAIILGINALRRLHHSYNSGEGLAWLGLILGAVFVILWLCALILVLLVG, from the coding sequence ATGAGCACCGTCGGAACCTCCCCTCCAGGACAGAGCGCACCGCGCTTCTCACCGGGCGCGGAGCAGTACGCCGACGGGCTCCCTGTCGGATTCGTCTTCCCCGGCACCGAGAACCTCGACCCAGCAGAAATCTTCTCCGGCCCCGGCTACACGGCACCCCGCCCCCGCAGCGACTCCGGGGCGACAGCCGCCCTGGTATGCGGACTGCTCAGCTTCATCCCCCTTGTCGGCGTCGCCGCGATCATCCTGGGCATCAACGCGCTGCGGCGCCTGCATCACAGCTATAACTCCGGCGAGGGGTTGGCCTGGCTGGGGCTCATTCTGGGAGCCGTCTTCGTCATCCTGTGGCTCTGCGCCCTCATCCTCGTACTGCTCGTGGGCTAG
- a CDS encoding LytR C-terminal domain-containing protein → MQHRQATVIGAILAVMVVAVAVSLLVSLGILPAYNPGFSQPKSTATYVPQTCPPSGAKTVDVTTIEKINVYNGSETVGLAATVQQELEEAGLTVTSANDWPGGIYNGEVQIMASKGGLTNAYSLAQIFPKSTVQLDKSLSDDDTTVSVVLGKEYLQNALKADEIKLLGAGKPITAPSDCVPADKAATKKPS, encoded by the coding sequence ATGCAGCACCGTCAGGCCACCGTCATCGGCGCCATCCTGGCCGTCATGGTGGTCGCGGTCGCCGTGAGCCTCCTGGTATCGCTGGGCATCCTGCCCGCCTACAACCCGGGCTTCTCGCAGCCCAAGAGCACGGCGACCTACGTGCCCCAGACCTGCCCGCCGAGCGGCGCCAAGACCGTCGACGTCACCACGATCGAGAAGATCAACGTCTACAACGGCTCGGAGACAGTGGGTCTGGCCGCCACGGTGCAGCAGGAGCTGGAGGAGGCGGGCCTGACCGTCACCTCGGCGAATGACTGGCCAGGGGGCATCTACAACGGCGAGGTCCAGATCATGGCCTCCAAGGGCGGCCTGACCAATGCCTACTCCCTGGCCCAGATCTTCCCCAAGTCCACAGTGCAGCTCGATAAAAGCCTGTCCGACGACGACACCACGGTCTCGGTGGTCCTGGGCAAGGAGTACCTGCAGAACGCCCTGAAGGCGGACGAGATCAAGCTCCTCGGCGCCGGCAAGCCCATCACCGCCCCCAGCGACTGCGTTCCGGCGGACAAGGCCGCCACGAAGAAGCCCAGCTGA
- a CDS encoding helix-turn-helix transcriptional regulator, producing the protein MDNDVRSLREARGLTQAQLGAALGVSRQSVNSIEKGKYDPSLPLAIAIARYFETAVEEIFHV; encoded by the coding sequence ATGGATAATGACGTGCGCAGTCTGCGCGAGGCTCGAGGCCTCACCCAGGCCCAGCTCGGAGCCGCCCTGGGTGTCTCCAGACAGAGCGTTAACTCCATCGAAAAAGGCAAGTACGACCCCTCCCTTCCTCTGGCCATCGCCATAGCCCGCTACTTTGAGACCGCTGTTGAGGAGATCTTTCATGTCTGA
- a CDS encoding ATP-dependent RNA helicase, with translation MTRTGPQGRTLPPQTDPIRALLASPPDLPVVEVLTDLRELLSAAPSASDDAGAGACLVLTAPPGTGKTTLVPPLLADVLTDVLADVLADAPQRAQEHRPGRVVVTQPRRIAARAAARRLADLLGEEVGGTVGYAVRGERRAGPATRIEVVTAGLLLRRLQRDPELSGVDAVILDEVHERSLDSDLLLALLADARAALREDLTLVAMSATLDADRLRRILGGSSGGASHGTSDEAAPLVEVPGRLHPLEEVWAPPGRTGRLGPRGVPREFLAHVAATVERALAERSGDVLVFLPGAREVDDVVSRLRASAPGNVDVLPLHGRLPASAQDAALAPSPAGRRRVVVATNVAESSLTVPGVRVVVDSTLAREPRLDVARSMSGLVTVGVSRAAGVQRSGRAGREGPGVVYRCCSPTDWARSPLAPTPEILSADLTGAALELAVWGVPDGAGLAWVDEPPAAVLAAAREALERLGLAGADGVTPLGRAVSGLPAGVREARALLATAPVLGARQAARATALLTADLRAPGGDLTALARQVRSGGAGSGAWKAEARRLEQACRRADEQSGAPETPGSESGGPQAPGTGRGREETGSPDAVGEGTGAHDLESAVALVAGTAQPQWIARRRGPAPQAGKEAHYASVAGTGLRLPAGSALAESEWLAVAGVDLTSGRGDALIRAAAPLAEQAALELAGAWLTEEERTVWEGGRLRTEHLRRLGAITLTTTPGPPPGPTAVAEAVVARVRAEGADAGLAALPWDEEALGLRARLALLHEHLGEPWPDMSDAALTERAEEWLAPAVTSLAGQAGGANGANGPGGSASGQGSRRFNLERLDVAQALRALLPWPQASRLDELVPERIEVPSGSQVRVDYTAAVGGAAGAAGSVDPAEAGRAGRPVLAVRVQECFGWAATPRIVEGRVAVLLHLLSPARRPVAVTDDLASFWEQGYPQVRAEMRGRYPKHAWPEDPWNAPATKGTGRRR, from the coding sequence ATGACTCGCACCGGGCCGCAGGGCCGCACGCTGCCTCCGCAGACCGACCCCATCAGGGCGCTGCTCGCCTCGCCCCCGGACCTGCCGGTGGTCGAGGTGCTGACCGATCTGCGCGAGCTTCTCTCCGCCGCTCCCTCCGCCTCCGACGACGCAGGCGCCGGCGCCTGCCTGGTCCTCACCGCCCCGCCCGGCACCGGTAAGACGACGCTCGTCCCACCGCTCCTGGCCGACGTCCTTACCGACGTCCTGGCCGACGTCCTTGCCGACGCCCCACAGCGCGCCCAGGAACACCGGCCGGGCCGCGTCGTCGTCACCCAGCCGCGGCGCATCGCCGCCCGCGCGGCCGCCCGCCGCCTGGCCGACCTCCTGGGAGAGGAGGTCGGCGGCACCGTCGGATACGCGGTGCGCGGGGAGCGGCGCGCCGGCCCGGCGACGCGGATCGAGGTCGTCACCGCCGGGCTCCTCCTGCGCCGTCTCCAGCGGGACCCGGAGCTGAGCGGCGTCGACGCCGTCATCCTCGACGAGGTCCACGAGCGCTCCTTGGACAGCGACCTGCTCCTGGCCCTCCTGGCGGACGCACGCGCCGCCCTTCGCGAGGACCTCACCCTCGTGGCCATGTCCGCCACGCTCGACGCCGACCGCCTGCGCCGCATCCTGGGCGGCTCCTCGGGCGGAGCCTCGCACGGCACGTCGGACGAAGCCGCGCCGCTGGTGGAGGTGCCCGGTCGCCTCCATCCCCTTGAGGAGGTGTGGGCGCCGCCGGGGCGCACCGGTCGCCTGGGGCCGCGCGGGGTGCCGCGGGAGTTCCTCGCCCACGTCGCCGCCACCGTGGAGCGGGCCCTGGCCGAGCGCTCCGGCGACGTGCTGGTCTTCCTGCCCGGGGCCCGCGAGGTCGACGACGTCGTCTCCCGCCTGCGCGCCAGCGCGCCCGGGAACGTGGACGTCCTGCCGCTGCACGGTCGCCTGCCCGCGAGCGCTCAGGATGCGGCCCTGGCCCCGAGCCCGGCGGGGCGGCGGCGCGTCGTGGTGGCCACGAACGTGGCGGAGTCCTCGCTGACGGTGCCCGGGGTGCGGGTGGTGGTGGACTCCACGCTGGCGCGCGAGCCGCGCCTGGACGTGGCCCGCTCCATGAGTGGTCTGGTGACGGTGGGGGTCTCGCGGGCGGCCGGGGTGCAGCGGTCCGGGCGGGCGGGGCGCGAGGGTCCCGGCGTCGTCTACCGCTGCTGCTCGCCGACGGACTGGGCGCGTTCGCCGCTGGCTCCGACCCCGGAGATCCTCTCGGCCGACCTCACCGGTGCGGCCCTGGAGCTGGCCGTGTGGGGTGTGCCCGACGGCGCGGGGCTGGCCTGGGTCGATGAGCCGCCGGCCGCGGTGCTGGCAGCCGCGCGGGAGGCCTTGGAGCGCCTGGGCCTGGCCGGCGCCGATGGCGTGACGCCCCTGGGTCGGGCGGTGTCCGGGCTGCCTGCGGGCGTGCGGGAGGCGCGGGCCCTGCTGGCGACGGCACCGGTGCTGGGGGCGCGGCAGGCGGCGCGGGCGACGGCGCTGCTGACCGCCGACCTGCGCGCGCCCGGCGGGGACCTGACGGCCCTGGCCCGACAGGTACGCAGTGGTGGGGCCGGGTCGGGAGCCTGGAAGGCGGAGGCACGCCGACTGGAGCAGGCCTGTCGGCGCGCCGACGAGCAGTCGGGGGCCCCTGAGACCCCGGGTTCTGAGAGCGGTGGTCCTCAGGCGCCGGGCACCGGGCGCGGCCGAGAAGAGACTGGCAGCCCCGACGCCGTCGGCGAGGGCACCGGGGCGCATGACCTGGAGTCGGCGGTGGCACTGGTGGCCGGGACGGCGCAGCCGCAGTGGATCGCGCGTCGTCGGGGGCCGGCTCCGCAGGCGGGCAAGGAGGCGCACTACGCGAGCGTCGCCGGGACCGGGCTGCGCCTGCCGGCGGGTTCGGCGCTGGCGGAGTCCGAGTGGCTGGCGGTGGCCGGCGTGGACCTGACCAGTGGGCGCGGCGACGCACTCATCCGGGCCGCGGCGCCCCTCGCCGAGCAGGCGGCCCTGGAGCTGGCCGGGGCCTGGCTGACCGAGGAGGAGCGCACCGTCTGGGAGGGCGGACGCCTGCGCACGGAGCACCTGCGCCGTCTGGGGGCCATCACGCTCACCACCACCCCGGGTCCGCCGCCGGGTCCGACGGCGGTGGCGGAGGCCGTCGTCGCACGGGTGCGCGCCGAGGGTGCCGATGCCGGCCTGGCCGCGCTGCCGTGGGATGAGGAGGCGCTCGGCCTGCGCGCCCGACTGGCCCTGCTGCACGAGCACCTGGGTGAGCCCTGGCCGGATATGAGCGATGCGGCCCTGACCGAGCGGGCCGAGGAGTGGCTGGCACCGGCGGTGACGAGCCTGGCCGGACAGGCCGGCGGGGCCAACGGAGCAAACGGGCCGGGCGGCTCGGCGTCGGGCCAGGGGAGTCGGCGTTTCAACCTGGAGCGGCTGGACGTGGCCCAGGCGCTGCGGGCGCTGCTGCCGTGGCCGCAGGCGTCGCGCCTGGACGAGCTGGTGCCCGAACGCATCGAGGTCCCCTCCGGCTCACAGGTGCGGGTGGACTACACGGCGGCGGTCGGCGGGGCGGCCGGGGCAGCTGGCTCGGTGGACCCGGCCGAGGCCGGGCGGGCGGGTCGGCCGGTGCTGGCGGTACGGGTCCAGGAGTGCTTCGGCTGGGCGGCCACGCCGCGGATCGTCGAGGGCCGGGTGGCGGTGCTGCTGCACCTGCTCTCTCCGGCGCGCCGCCCGGTGGCGGTCACTGACGACCTGGCCTCCTTCTGGGAGCAGGGCTACCCGCAGGTGCGCGCCGAGATGCGGGGCCGCTACCCCAAGCACGCCTGGCCGGAGGACCCGTGGAACGCACCCGCCACGAAAGGGACCGGACGACGTCGGTAG
- a CDS encoding nuclear transport factor 2 family protein, producing the protein MSRRPHESRTPSRSRTQVPHPHASEIAPRAAADLYSLLCDAMVAADTKAIDALLTDYCVLTHMTGYPQPKVEWLGDIANGAMRYHSHEVVSVQPDTIAGFPVVRGRTRTTATLWGGRGTWNLQIVGYVVPDADPDTERNPTGFRFSRLDASTW; encoded by the coding sequence ATGAGTCGCCGTCCCCACGAATCCCGAACCCCGTCCCGTTCCCGCACTCAGGTCCCGCACCCCCACGCCTCCGAGATCGCGCCGCGCGCGGCCGCTGACCTCTACTCGCTCCTGTGCGACGCCATGGTCGCCGCTGACACCAAGGCGATCGACGCCCTGCTCACCGACTACTGTGTCCTGACCCATATGACCGGCTACCCCCAGCCCAAGGTCGAGTGGCTCGGCGACATCGCCAACGGCGCCATGCGCTACCACTCCCACGAGGTGGTCTCCGTCCAGCCCGACACCATCGCCGGATTCCCGGTGGTGCGCGGCCGCACCCGCACCACAGCCACCCTGTGGGGAGGGCGCGGCACCTGGAACCTCCAGATCGTCGGATACGTCGTGCCCGACGCCGACCCCGACACCGAGCGCAACCCCACCGGCTTCCGCTTCAGCCGCCTGGACGCCTCCACCTGGTGA
- a CDS encoding glutamine amidotransferase-related protein gives MKPFIMVTTRPEHEAAQDEYESFLAQSGLSREDLQHIALEEVDFLDSFTAADVSGVLIGASPYNADTPAAEKTRSQLNVEEQIRELLGVILKEGIPLLATGVALQVLAAYLGTETHEEFGEELGAVDLFLTAEGREDPVLEGLPQVVTVFAGHYEGVGEVPAHATLLASSPDCPVQMLRVGRNVYACQFNPELDALRFERRVSIYDEAGYGDPDMSEDILTQARSSEAHDAGQIIRNFISHFTRS, from the coding sequence GTGAAGCCTTTCATCATGGTGACCACGCGCCCCGAGCACGAGGCGGCGCAGGACGAGTACGAGTCCTTCCTGGCTCAGAGTGGCCTGTCGCGCGAGGACCTGCAGCACATCGCCCTGGAGGAGGTCGATTTCCTCGACTCCTTCACCGCAGCCGATGTCTCCGGGGTGCTCATCGGGGCCAGCCCCTACAACGCGGACACGCCGGCAGCCGAGAAGACCCGCAGTCAGCTCAACGTCGAGGAGCAGATCCGCGAGCTGCTCGGGGTGATCCTCAAGGAGGGCATCCCCCTTCTGGCCACCGGCGTCGCGCTCCAAGTCCTGGCTGCCTACCTCGGCACCGAGACGCATGAGGAGTTCGGTGAGGAACTGGGCGCCGTCGACCTGTTCCTGACGGCGGAGGGCCGCGAGGACCCGGTCCTGGAGGGACTCCCCCAGGTGGTCACGGTCTTCGCCGGCCACTACGAGGGCGTTGGGGAGGTGCCTGCGCATGCGACCCTACTGGCGAGCTCACCGGACTGCCCGGTCCAGATGCTGCGCGTGGGCAGGAACGTCTACGCCTGCCAGTTCAACCCCGAGCTCGACGCCCTCCGGTTCGAGCGCCGCGTCAGCATCTACGACGAGGCCGGTTACGGTGACCCGGACATGAGCGAGGACATCCTCACCCAGGCCCGCTCCTCCGAGGCGCACGACGCCGGACAGATCATCCGCAACTTCATCTCGCACTTCACCCGCAGCTGA
- a CDS encoding uracil-xanthine permease family protein, producing MSSSPSRGWRLHGDGRSIAPGEVVAPGERLTWPRTIGIGVQHVVAMFGATFLVPLLTGFDPATTLFFTGVGTLLFLGITSGRLPSYLGSSFALLAPIGAVTAYTRDSGAALDPHKAALAQGGIISVGLCLLVVGVVVHLVGSAWIDRLMPPIVTGAIVSLIGFNLAPAAWGNVTKGPVTAVVTIVSILVITVLFKGIIGRLAILIGVLIGYATAVLRGEVDFDAVAKAPVLGLPDFHAPAFDVRYLGLFIPVVLVLIAENIGHVKSVSAMTGEDLDDITGRALFADGLSTMLAGSGGGSGTTTYAENIGVMAATRVYSTAAYVVAALSALGLSLLPKFGQIIATIPAGVLGGAATVLYGMIGMLGVRIWVQNRVDFSDPVNLNTAAVSMVVAIADYTLVWGDMTFKGIALGSAAAIGVYHAMRWISKLRGTNLEQASPASAPAGTELEGPAYSSRAAHSPSAASAAQAPTSSSTDDAEGAGDSRA from the coding sequence GTGTCCTCTTCTCCCTCTCGTGGCTGGCGCCTGCACGGCGATGGCCGGTCCATCGCTCCGGGTGAGGTCGTCGCCCCCGGTGAGCGCCTCACCTGGCCGCGAACCATCGGCATCGGTGTCCAGCACGTCGTCGCCATGTTCGGCGCCACCTTCCTGGTGCCGCTGTTGACCGGCTTTGACCCGGCGACGACGCTGTTCTTCACCGGCGTGGGCACCCTGCTGTTCCTGGGCATCACCTCCGGTCGTCTGCCCAGCTACCTGGGCTCCTCCTTCGCCCTCCTCGCCCCCATCGGGGCGGTGACCGCTTATACGCGAGACAGCGGCGCCGCCCTTGACCCCCACAAGGCGGCCCTGGCGCAGGGCGGGATCATCTCGGTGGGACTGTGCCTGCTGGTGGTGGGCGTCGTCGTCCACCTGGTCGGCTCGGCCTGGATCGACCGTCTCATGCCGCCGATCGTCACCGGTGCGATCGTCTCCCTCATCGGCTTCAACCTGGCCCCCGCAGCCTGGGGCAATGTCACGAAGGGCCCCGTGACCGCGGTCGTCACGATCGTCTCGATCCTGGTCATCACGGTGCTGTTCAAGGGCATCATCGGGCGCCTGGCGATCCTCATCGGCGTGCTCATCGGCTACGCCACCGCGGTGCTGCGCGGGGAGGTCGACTTCGACGCTGTCGCCAAGGCCCCCGTTCTGGGGCTTCCCGACTTCCACGCCCCGGCCTTCGATGTGCGCTACCTGGGCCTGTTCATCCCCGTGGTGCTCGTCCTCATCGCCGAGAACATCGGCCACGTCAAGTCCGTCTCGGCCATGACCGGGGAGGACCTCGACGACATCACCGGCCGCGCCCTGTTCGCCGACGGTCTGTCCACCATGCTCGCCGGCAGCGGCGGCGGCTCGGGCACCACCACCTACGCGGAGAACATCGGCGTCATGGCCGCCACCCGCGTCTACTCCACCGCCGCCTACGTGGTGGCGGCGCTCAGCGCCCTGGGACTGTCCCTCCTGCCGAAGTTCGGCCAGATCATCGCCACGATCCCGGCCGGCGTCCTGGGCGGGGCCGCCACGGTCCTCTACGGCATGATCGGCATGCTGGGGGTGCGCATCTGGGTGCAGAACCGCGTGGACTTCTCCGACCCGGTCAACCTCAACACGGCAGCCGTGTCCATGGTGGTGGCCATCGCCGACTACACCCTGGTCTGGGGCGACATGACCTTCAAGGGCATCGCCCTGGGGTCGGCCGCCGCCATCGGCGTCTACCACGCCATGCGCTGGATCTCGAAGCTGCGCGGCACCAACCTCGAGCAGGCCTCCCCGGCCTCGGCCCCCGCCGGGACCGAGCTGGAGGGCCCGGCCTACTCCAGCCGCGCCGCCCACTCGCCCTCGGCCGCCTCGGCGGCCCAGGCTCCGACGTCGTCGAGCACCGACGACGCTGAGGGCGCCGGTGACAGTCGCGCCTGA
- a CDS encoding glutamine amidotransferase, producing MKPFLFLATRSDDEPADAEYEAFLKRTGLEESTLRRLRLESQSLPQIDLDDWSGILVGGSPFNASTPPEKKSATQKRVEAELSGLLDRVVEADFPFFGACYGVGTLACHQGAVVDTTYGEAVTAPEVTLTEAGLADPICAGVPKVFQAFVAHKEAVTTLPPHAVVLGTGEACPVQMFRIGSNLYATQFHPELDGDYLAHRLGFYSGHGYFADDELAELQARVRLDDVSDSWKLLANFVAVHARD from the coding sequence GTGAAACCCTTCCTCTTCCTGGCCACCCGCAGCGACGACGAGCCTGCCGACGCCGAGTACGAGGCGTTCCTCAAGCGCACCGGCCTGGAGGAGTCCACGCTCCGCCGCCTGCGCCTGGAGTCCCAGTCCCTGCCGCAGATCGACCTGGACGACTGGTCCGGCATCCTCGTGGGCGGCTCCCCCTTCAACGCCTCCACCCCGCCGGAGAAGAAGTCCGCCACCCAGAAGCGCGTCGAGGCCGAGCTCTCCGGCCTGCTCGACCGCGTCGTCGAGGCCGACTTCCCCTTCTTCGGCGCCTGCTACGGCGTCGGTACGCTCGCCTGCCACCAGGGCGCCGTCGTCGATACCACCTACGGTGAGGCCGTCACCGCCCCCGAGGTCACTCTCACCGAGGCCGGCCTGGCCGACCCGATCTGCGCGGGCGTCCCGAAGGTCTTCCAGGCCTTCGTCGCCCACAAGGAGGCGGTGACGACGCTGCCGCCCCACGCCGTCGTCCTAGGAACCGGTGAGGCGTGCCCGGTCCAAATGTTCCGGATCGGGTCCAACCTGTACGCCACCCAGTTCCATCCCGAGCTCGACGGCGACTACCTCGCCCACCGGCTCGGCTTCTACTCCGGTCACGGCTACTTCGCCGACGACGAGCTCGCCGAGCTTCAGGCCCGCGTGCGCCTTGACGACGTCTCCGACTCCTGGAAGCTCCTGGCCAACTTCGTGGCCGTCCACGCCCGCGACTGA
- a CDS encoding TetR/AcrR family transcriptional regulator produces the protein MTSDVLRAPQPGAPLDDEPPEPRPGRARRRGPRRRPGDGGGRPTSTQEAILTAARESFLTRGYEGTTIRAVARTAGVDPALVSYYFGSKGDLFGAAVNLRTRASQEIATAINGDLLSAGPRLVRLSLTAWDDADDGATFRTLLQWMAADIRSPEAIQNYATEQIATPMAEALEQSGLPIASARERAALIGSQLVGLAMTRYVLRLEPIAGASIDHLEEVVGPTIQHYLTGPLQPA, from the coding sequence GTGACCAGTGATGTTCTTCGTGCACCGCAGCCCGGCGCCCCGCTCGACGACGAGCCCCCTGAGCCCCGCCCTGGCCGTGCGCGCCGTCGAGGCCCTAGACGTCGCCCCGGCGACGGCGGTGGCCGACCGACCTCCACCCAGGAAGCGATTCTGACCGCCGCGCGCGAGTCCTTCCTGACCCGGGGCTATGAGGGCACCACCATTCGGGCGGTGGCCCGTACAGCCGGCGTGGACCCGGCACTCGTGTCCTATTACTTCGGCTCCAAGGGGGACCTGTTCGGCGCCGCGGTCAATCTGCGCACGCGGGCGAGCCAGGAGATCGCCACCGCCATCAACGGGGATCTCCTCTCAGCCGGCCCCCGCCTGGTACGTCTGTCTCTGACGGCCTGGGACGATGCCGACGACGGCGCGACCTTCCGCACCCTGTTGCAGTGGATGGCCGCCGATATCCGCAGTCCCGAGGCGATCCAGAACTACGCCACCGAGCAGATCGCAACCCCAATGGCCGAGGCCCTCGAGCAGTCGGGCCTGCCCATCGCCTCGGCACGCGAACGGGCCGCCCTGATCGGTTCCCAGCTGGTGGGGTTGGCCATGACCCGCTATGTACTGCGCCTGGAGCCCATCGCCGGCGCAAGCATCGACCACCTCGAGGAGGTCGTCGGACCGACGATCCAGCACTACCTCACCGGTCCGCTGCAGCCCGCATGA
- a CDS encoding SDR family oxidoreductase, which yields MPRIVMIGGHGKVALLAAPLLVDAGHEVVSLIRNPDHSADVAATGATPLVLSVEEADVAELTRVFAGADAIVWSAGAGGKGGPERTDAVDRAAAIRSMEAAAAAGVTRYVMVSFLTAYGEVPDDHPLRAYAIAKIAADRHLQTTDLAWTILGPGLLTLDEPTGAITVARVPKGTPTSKAPTSRGNVARVITAVLAEPASIGKVIPFYDGDTPIAQAVADVPQEYADLS from the coding sequence ATGCCCCGCATCGTCATGATCGGAGGTCACGGCAAGGTCGCGCTGCTGGCCGCCCCGCTGCTCGTGGACGCCGGCCACGAGGTCGTCTCCCTCATCCGCAACCCTGACCACTCCGCCGACGTCGCCGCCACCGGAGCCACCCCGCTGGTCCTGTCCGTCGAGGAAGCCGACGTCGCTGAGCTCACCCGGGTCTTCGCCGGTGCTGACGCGATCGTCTGGTCCGCCGGGGCCGGCGGCAAGGGAGGCCCGGAGCGTACCGACGCCGTCGACCGCGCCGCCGCCATCCGCTCCATGGAGGCCGCCGCCGCAGCCGGGGTCACGCGCTACGTCATGGTCTCCTTCCTCACCGCCTACGGCGAGGTTCCCGACGACCACCCGCTGCGCGCCTACGCCATTGCCAAGATCGCGGCAGACCGACACCTGCAGACCACCGACCTGGCCTGGACGATCTTGGGGCCGGGCCTGCTGACCCTGGATGAACCCACCGGTGCCATCACCGTGGCTCGCGTCCCCAAGGGCACCCCGACCTCGAAGGCGCCGACGTCGCGTGGGAACGTCGCCCGCGTTATCACCGCCGTGCTCGCCGAGCCGGCCAGTATCGGTAAGGTCATCCCCTTCTACGACGGCGACACCCCCATAGCCCAGGCTGTTGCTGACGTACCGCAGGAGTACGCCGACCTGTCATGA
- a CDS encoding septum formation family protein translates to MRTRTTLLTLPVAAAVALGLSSCSLFSSGTTTATKDLEVGQCYNTVSKDSGGENAIGEVTVVDCSKAHTYEVIAQTTFGDDIKKLPEEGALASLGQGFCLGEDFTKYVGIESGKTSYQVEYLTPGDGTWAQGDRKITCVVTQGDKSQVKGSAKNSKK, encoded by the coding sequence ATGCGCACCCGGACCACGCTCCTCACCCTTCCCGTCGCCGCCGCTGTCGCCCTGGGGCTGAGCTCCTGCAGCCTGTTCTCCTCAGGCACCACCACCGCCACCAAGGACCTCGAGGTCGGGCAGTGCTACAACACCGTGAGCAAGGACTCCGGCGGGGAGAACGCGATCGGCGAGGTCACCGTCGTCGACTGCTCCAAGGCGCACACCTACGAGGTCATCGCCCAGACCACCTTCGGCGACGACATCAAGAAGCTTCCCGAAGAGGGAGCACTCGCCTCCCTGGGCCAGGGATTCTGCCTGGGTGAGGACTTCACCAAGTACGTCGGGATCGAGTCCGGCAAGACCAGCTATCAGGTCGAGTACCTCACGCCGGGCGACGGCACCTGGGCCCAGGGCGACCGCAAGATCACCTGCGTCGTCACCCAGGGTGACAAGTCGCAGGTCAAGGGATCGGCCAAGAACTCCAAGAAGTAG